The Candidatus Bathyarchaeota archaeon region GACGAACTTTTACGCCTAATCTTAAAAAGATACTGTACAATTCTTCGCCGCTTATCTTGGTTTTTATCTTACCTTCCCTAATCAATTTTGCGAGAGTTGCCTCCATCCAACTTCCAGCCTCTGGATATTGAATTTTGGCCGCATTCAGAACCTCCCACGCCCTATCAGCAAGGTATGCGCTAAGAACCTCTCGGTCGCTCGGCTTCCCAGCTTTTTCAGATTCGAGATCAGATCTTTTTTCGAGAGATTTCTTCAACTGCAGAAGCTTTTTCCGTCTTATAGTCTCAAGCTCCCAATCCGACATTTGAAGGAACCCCCGCTAAACCTTTGAAGATTCAGCTGGAAAGTAATTAAGCATGTCCTATTCCATCCTAAAACGACCTACTCATTCACTCTATATTTGAGTATTGCCCCAACACCACCAAATGATTTTAGCAGCATTTGACCCTCCTCAGTCTCTGTCGATATGACCTCAACATTCGCACCAGCCTGTTCAGCTTTATCAGCAAGCTCATCAATAACATCCTTTGTCTCCGAAATTTGAAGAGTTGGAACGTTGCACTTAGGGCACGGCTTGCCGTTAAGCGTGCCTTCAAACGCCAAAACCTCACTGGCCCTCATACTCAAGTTATAGGTATACCCGCATGAGGAACACTCAACCCTAACAATCTTCGTTTCTAACGCCTCAGATATTATAAGTGTGTCAACCAAACCTAGATCGAGGGCCCTTCTCACCTCTCCTTCACCATATGTGACCGTCCCAGTTTCATGGCCAATATGATACAAGAACTTCTGCACAATCCGCTTCTCCTCAACGTATCTAATCTTCTTGATGATCTCGGGCGCTTTCTCCAACATTTCCTCAATTCCTTGCTCGCCAGTATAGGCGGTGTCGACTGTTGCGGCAATCTTCTCTTTAAGTCTATAATCAAGAAACTTTCCATCCTGAAAATCATATTTTGTCGGTCCAGGCCCACCAATGATTATTGCTTTTAGATCCGGTATGCCTAGAAAAATATTGTTGGCATGCTCTCCTATGCGTTTGAAAAACTCTATAAGCTGCATCTCTCTCAATCGCTCGAATCTCCTAGCAGACTGGCCGCCGGCACGATGCTTTCCCGGAATACCTGACGTTATATCCTCCACGATTTCCAGCCGGCGACCCTTAAGAGTTGCAAACGTCGCGCCGCTTGAATCCAACAAAATAATCCCATACGTTTCTTTCTCTTTAAGAAAGTCCATCAGATAGTCGATGTGGAATTTGGAATCACACCTATACAAGTATATATTAATCGGTTCTGGCGGTATGATGACATAGGTCTCTATCCTTTCGCTTCCAGGCCCATCTTGGGGTATGGCACCACAGAATATCACTAAACCATTCTCGGGCACGGTCTTGAACAGTTTTAGGCGTTGGATAACCCTGACAATTGCATCTTGAACATTTTTGCGGGTTGTAGTCGACTTAATATTAGAGGCTGTTCCCCACTCATCCTTTAGCATTTGAACAATCTCGCTAATCTGCCTGCCAGGCGGGACATAGAGCGAGACCAGCTCGGTGCCTCTTCCCTCCTTGGATGCCAAGACACTGAGAATCTTTTTCAGCCTGAAAAGTTCGAGAGAAGTTCTTTTCCCATTCAACCTTTAATCTACACCCTACCCATTAAAATCGAGGAGGATACATATTTCTTCCATTTACAACACCAGTTTTTATAGACAAGATCTAGAAACCCTAATTAAATGTTTAGCATTACTTAGCGTCCCGCCCTCATCCTCATTCCATATTTTGATTCCTTCGAGAATACTAGGATCTCTTTTTCAACCACTTTGAGAAGGGACGGCTGGTTAAGCATCACAACCGCAAGCGAATGCGAGCATCTCTTCTTTCTAGCAAAGCCTGGACAGTTACAGTTCACAGTCCCATCAATCTTTTGTGCGACCGTGTAGGTTCCATGATCACCCACAACATTGTAGAGCATGTCGCCTATTGGTTCAACCCTTCTTTTACGAATTAGCTCGTAAGCCTTAACGATCATCCTATCGATAGGCAAAAACTTGGGGCTCCCCTGGAATTTAAAGAATCTTATGAAAAAGATAGATTTAAACATCTTTGTTTTTGATGGTTTAGAAATATAGGATTGTTTGGCAAATCAGAATTTTTAAATTAGTCGTCCATCTTCTTTAAGAGGATAATGTCTTCTCTTGATATTGCAGTCAGCACTTATCGCAATCTCGAACCTGAGGACATACACGTGTTATCAGCCATTGAACTTGATATGAGCAGGCATAAGTATGTTCCGAAAACGGATCTCCTAAGCATGACTGGCCTCAGCGCTAAGGAACTTGATTATAGACTAAATAGATTAAACAAGCTCGGTCTACTCTACAGTTGGACTGGACCATACACAGGCTATGTTCTAAATAATGCTGGCTACGACTGCCTAGCCATAAACGCGCTAGTAAAGGCAGGAGTATTGGAGTCATTTGGAAAACCCTTAGGAATCGGGAAGGAGGCTGATGTCTATGACGCATTATCTCCGTCAGGTGAGAGAATAGCTATAAAATTCCACCGTTTAGGGAGAGTCAGCTTTCGCAAAACGAAGAGACTTCGAGGATATGCCGGCGACAGGGAGCACATCTCTTGGCTTTACCAATCCCGGTTGGCGGCTGAAAGAGAATATGAAGCGCTAACCCTCCTCTATCCATGCGGGATATCCGTGCCAAAGCCGATCGGCCAAAATAGACATGCTGTAGTAATGAGTTTTATTGAGGGAATAGAGCTCAACGAGACGGTTAATCTTACGAAACCAGAGAAAACTTTAAAAGAGATTCTTTTTAACATTAAGAAAGCCTACATTGAAGCGCAAGTGATACATGCAGATCTCAGTGAATTCAACATTATCATTGGACCAAGTGAAAAGGTACTCATTATCGATTGGCCACAATTTGTCAAAACAGATCATCCCAATGCAGAATTCCTTCTTCGACGAGATCTAAAAAATGTTTTGAACTTCTTTTCGAAACGATATGGAATTAAGAAGGACCTTGACATGATACTAAATTACGTTAAATCTAATCCGACAAGAATGCCTTAGATTTGATTTTGATCATAATCTTTTGCGGTTATCAGAAAGGAAGTACCACCTTTATGTAAGCTAAGAAGGAAAATGACCACGGTATAAAGCAAAACCACCAGATTTATTGATCGAAAAAATAAGGGCTAAAAAATTCGAGAAAGACGAAACAACTTTGTAATTCTAGAGGACGACGCTGTTAAGTTTCCGGCGGCACCCTTGGCAGAAGCCTGGACCTTTCTTATCAGTCATTAGGATATGTGAAGAGAAATACATCACACATGAAGGTATAGAGCAATGCTTAAGCCCGAAAGCATGTCCCAGCTCATGAACGGATTCCTTGATTATCCTTTCATGTAATAACTTCTCATTCGGAATGTCGCCGTAAAATTCAGGTCTAAGCCTATAGATAGAAATTACTGCAACTCCTTCAGTATATGAAGCCTCTCCGAAAACATAATTAAAGCCAGCCGCATACAGGTCCACATCCGTGATGCCTAAAAGCCGGTCTTCCTCATCACTAATCAGCCGTGTTCTTCCGATATATTCTCGAATCTCAGCAAGTATCTTCGTAGATAGATATTGCCTCCTCACAGGATTATATGCGGGTAATAGGTTGAGAATGCGATAATCCGAGATTATTACTGAGCAGCCTTTCAGAATTTTCGGTAACGCATCTGCAACAACCTTCAAGATTTTCTCGTCAACCATTCCTACGGGCAATATAATGATCTGACCCAAACCATCCACTTCGCGACAATTTTAGATTGTAAAGGCATCACCTGGTTTAGGAGCCTTGGCCTCTAGATCCGTCTCCTCCTTAACCCATTTTGCGAATTTTGGGCAATTGTTCTCGGCTCCATGAACCACATACACCGTAGGAGCACCTTTTAATCTTTTCACAGTCTCTTTCAATTCTTTCGCTCCACAGTGACTTGAAAAGTCGAAAAATCCAATCTTAGCCTTGACTTTCCGCATCTTCCCATCGATGACGCATCTTCCCTTATCGAGCAGCTCCCTTCCAGGGGTCCCTGGAATTTGGTAACCGACAAGGAAGATTGCATTTCTACTCTTCTTCCCAATCGTCTGTAAATAGGAGCCTACAGGTCCCCCCTTAAGCATACCAGCAGGAGAAATTATCACTCCAGGTTTTTTCGCCGCATTTGTTCTATCTTTCCAGCTCTCAACCCAATTAACCATGTGAACGGCATCCATGAAGAGCCTTGGATCCCTAAGAAAATTCAGGTGACCCATCAATATTCTGCAGGCTTCACGTGCCATTCCATCGATGAGCACTGGATATTCAAAATGGTAGGCTGAAAGGATACATGCGATTTCTTGGGCTCTACCTATGCTGAAAGCAGGAACAAGAACAGTGCCGCCTGATTCAACCGTTTCAGTAACCTCAGACACGAACTTTTCCTCAAGCTGCCTTCGGTCAGTATGATCCTCATCAGCATATGTGCTCTCAATTATTACGGCGTCCACATCTCCATAGTCCATGTCGGCGGGAGGAAGCAATCTTGTCTCAACAGTATTGAAATCGCTTGTGTAGAGAAGCCTTTTCCCCTCAGCCTCGATGAGAACGGATGCGCCTCCAGGAAGATGACCAGAATTTAAGAGTTTGAACCCAATATCCCCAATGGCAACATCTTTTTTATAATCTACGTCTTTTCTACACTTCAGCATTGTTCTTAGTTCTAAGTACTCAAATGGCAAGTAATAGCCCGATAAATGTATGAAGTCTTTTATCAATAAGTTGGCAAACTCGAAGCTCAGCCTTGTTCCATACACCGGAGTTCTGCCTCGAATATGAAAGATGGGAATAGCGCCAGAATGATCCAGATGGCTATGCGTCATTATTATCCCATCGACTTCCTTAGGCGGAACATGCATAGGAAAGCCGGGAGTATGATTCAACATGACACCATAGTCCAATAATAGATGAGTTTTTTGTGTTCTAACCGAGATTGCGGCTCTTCCAACCTCTCGTGCGCTACCCAAAAATGTAATCTTCAATGGTAATCTCTTCACCGTCCAGACATGAGATTATAGTTAATGGAAATCAAATTATAGCCTAAACGATTATTACACGAAGATTAATAAACTTTTATTTCTAAGAAGAATATTTGACAATAATTTGCCTTTAGTATGTGAACATGCGGAATTATCTTTTCAATTCAATCATTTTATAGAAGTATTCATCAAATGTAAATAGGTTTAAAACTGAAATCTTCGTTTGTACAGGATTGACCGAAGGATTGTGCAACCTTATCTTGCCAAGTCCCCTTCTTTGCAAGCATTATAACCCTACCAATTTTAGCATGTCTTGCAAACTCGATTACTTGAAAGATCATATACTCGATTGTTTCCCGGTCTGGCTGACTGATAGACTCCGTCTGTCCCGCAGGATATGTTTCCGTGAGCTCCATAGGTATAACCCCAAATGGTGGGAAATAGATACAAAGCTGGATCTCATCTATGCTCAGCCTTAACCTTTCGCATACGCTTGATATCACCTTTGCTATTTCACTTCTGCCCTTTCTAATTAGATCCCTTGGCATAAGGAATAAAAATTTGCTATCACAATTAGGTGCAAATCTTTCCATTAGCCTCAGATGATAGCGACTGACCTCCGGTCTAGAGAGACCGACCGAGCTGAAGAAGAAAAAGCCGCTTCTTTTAGACACTGGACTATACTTTTCAATATACCTCTCATACCTCTTAAGATTCTTAAGCGCATCAAGAAGTGAAGGATGCCCATGAGCTCTCATCTCTACATATTCCCAAAGTCTACCTTCAACTATTGCCTGCTTGATACGCTTGATCTCGGAAAAGCAGATATATAGGTTATGTTTGGCCAAATCTTTTTCACATTCTTTATCCGGCATCTCATTAAGCTCCCTCGCACTCCTCTTCACACATATAGGGCAGGAACAGGGCAAATATTCGAGCCTATCAAGCCGAACCGTCCCCCGGTCAGTTAGGTATCTCCTCTCATATGCGAAGAGTGAGTAGGCAGCCGAGTCAAATAGATCGCAGCCGAGGGCCACAGCGATCCCAAACATGAATGGATGACCAGCTCCGAAGAGGTGGAATGGACGGTTTATGGGAAGGTTCATTTTTGCGGTTACAATCATATCTGTAAGCAGACTGAAGAGATATTGCTCCATAACAGGTGTCGGACTGCCCAAAGCATAAACATCAAAGTCAAATTTGCCCATCTTACTTGCCGACATTGCAAGGACGTCAAGATAACGTCCCCCCTGGATTGGACCAATCCAACCTATATCCCCACGTGATTTTAGCTCAAAGAACTTCTCCGCCCTCCGAACCGTCTCGTCAACAGTAAATTGGGCGTAATCACGAGATACCCGCCACCCAGTAGGCAAGTCAAGAATCGTAGCTATATCAGAGCCTATTTTCTCCTGGAATCTTATAATCTCTTCAGGCGTCACATCTACCTTCCCATAAGATAGGATTTGATAGGCTCCTGAGTCAGTCACCACGATTCCAGGAAAATCTAGGAAAGCATGTATCCCTAGGTCAGTCGCTTCTCTGCTGAAATACTTTTTTATCAAATAGGCGTTAGTTATCAGAATTTTGCAGTCAAAATCCTCCCACATCTCTTTAGGGGTTATAGTTAATTTTGACGGATTTATAACGGGAAGAAAGGCCGGTGTTTCAATATTTCCACTCCTAGCGTATAGTTTCCCAATTCTGCCAAGAAGATCCCTATCTCTAACTTCAAATTCAAGCGTCATAATGATCATCTCCTAAGTAGAAATGGTTACAGTAAGGTAAATATGTCATCTCTCCAGCCTTCCTACTTCTTCTCGTCCATGCCCCCATCTTTCTCTATAAATGCTGGCAGTGCAGGTATATGAGTACGTCTTCAGATATGAGCTGGTGAAGGATCCAAATGAAATTATTTAAAATTTATGGAGCCGAATAGCAAGCTAAATGCCAAAATAATACAACCTAATTTTATCTAACCATTAATCAATTCTCTTGCAGGCCATCTTTGGCCGGAACTAGAGTTAAGTCAGGGTCGCTCCATCTCATCATCACAAGTGCTCAGAATGGTGTCCCTCATCACGCAGCAGAATACTATATACAACTTTCTAAAAAACCTATCCAATAACATGGCACTAAGGATAGGGGGCTTTAGTTTTACGGCAACATATATACAGGAAAACAATGGGTTTTAAACGACACATTTAATAAGGAAGGATGCATAAGTAGTAGGGTCTGCAAGAATTCTAAGCCCACCTCGCGCTTAATTCTTGCAGTAAAACAGAGGAGAGTGAAAAGTATAGAATGTCTTCAAGGCCAATGTTTAAAGCGGTCTGCTCAGAATGCAGCCAAGAATGCGAAGTACCCTTTAAGCCTGACCCAAACAGGCCAGTATACTGCAGAGAATGCTGGGCCAAAAGAAGACCGCAGAGAAGAAAATACAGAAGATATTAAGGTCACCGTTGCGGTATTCACATAAAACAATTTTCGCCACCATCTCTTTCTAGAAAGGTACACATTTCACTTCACACACTAAATGTTAAGAGCCGACGAAGGGTAAGCTTAAAATAACTGTAATAGCTGATTCTTAACCAGTTCATCACAACCAATGAAAAGTGAAAGATGGAGGAGATTGAATGAGCAAACCAGAAAAGCCACATCTTAACCTCGTGATCATCGGCCACGTAGACCATGGCAAATCCACCACAATGGGGCACCTTCTCTACCAAGCGGGAGTAGTCGATGAGAGAACCGTAAAGACCTATGAAGAAGAAGCAAAGAGAATGGGTAAGGAAACCTTCAAGTTCGCATGGATACTAGACAACCTAAAGGAGGAGAGAGAAAGGGGACTAACCATCGATCTCCGATTCCTAAAATTTGAGACGCCAAAATACTTCTTCACGATTATAGATGCTCCTGGACATAGAGACTTCGTCAAGAACATGATAACTGGCGCCAGCCAAGCTGACGCAGCAGTCCTCTTCATATCGGCGAAAAGAGGCGAGTTCGAAGCTGGAATAGGACCTGGCGGACAAACAAGAGAACATGCCTTCTTAGCATTCACTCTGGGTGTGAGGCAGATTGTTGTAGCGATAAACAAAATGGATGATCCGTCGGTCAACTGGAGCAAAGAGAGGTACGAAGAAGTCAAGAACGAAGTATCCCGGATGCTTAGACTAGT contains the following coding sequences:
- the prf1 gene encoding peptide chain release factor aRF-1 codes for the protein MNGKRTSLELFRLKKILSVLASKEGRGTELVSLYVPPGRQISEIVQMLKDEWGTASNIKSTTTRKNVQDAIVRVIQRLKLFKTVPENGLVIFCGAIPQDGPGSERIETYVIIPPEPINIYLYRCDSKFHIDYLMDFLKEKETYGIILLDSSGATFATLKGRRLEIVEDITSGIPGKHRAGGQSARRFERLREMQLIEFFKRIGEHANNIFLGIPDLKAIIIGGPGPTKYDFQDGKFLDYRLKEKIAATVDTAYTGEQGIEEMLEKAPEIIKKIRYVEEKRIVQKFLYHIGHETGTVTYGEGEVRRALDLGLVDTLIISEALETKIVRVECSSCGYTYNLSMRASEVLAFEGTLNGKPCPKCNVPTLQISETKDVIDELADKAEQAGANVEVISTETEEGQMLLKSFGGVGAILKYRVNE
- a CDS encoding serine/threonine-protein kinase RIO2 codes for the protein MSSLDIAVSTYRNLEPEDIHVLSAIELDMSRHKYVPKTDLLSMTGLSAKELDYRLNRLNKLGLLYSWTGPYTGYVLNNAGYDCLAINALVKAGVLESFGKPLGIGKEADVYDALSPSGERIAIKFHRLGRVSFRKTKRLRGYAGDREHISWLYQSRLAAEREYEALTLLYPCGISVPKPIGQNRHAVVMSFIEGIELNETVNLTKPEKTLKEILFNIKKAYIEAQVIHADLSEFNIIIGPSEKVLIIDWPQFVKTDHPNAEFLLRRDLKNVLNFFSKRYGIKKDLDMILNYVKSNPTRMP
- a CDS encoding archaemetzincin family Zn-dependent metalloprotease, translated to MGQIIILPVGMVDEKILKVVADALPKILKGCSVIISDYRILNLLPAYNPVRRQYLSTKILAEIREYIGRTRLISDEEDRLLGITDVDLYAAGFNYVFGEASYTEGVAVISIYRLRPEFYGDIPNEKLLHERIIKESVHELGHAFGLKHCSIPSCVMYFSSHILMTDKKGPGFCQGCRRKLNSVVL
- a CDS encoding MBL fold metallo-hydrolase produces the protein MGSAREVGRAAISVRTQKTHLLLDYGVMLNHTPGFPMHVPPKEVDGIIMTHSHLDHSGAIPIFHIRGRTPVYGTRLSFEFANLLIKDFIHLSGYYLPFEYLELRTMLKCRKDVDYKKDVAIGDIGFKLLNSGHLPGGASVLIEAEGKRLLYTSDFNTVETRLLPPADMDYGDVDAVIIESTYADEDHTDRRQLEEKFVSEVTETVESGGTVLVPAFSIGRAQEIACILSAYHFEYPVLIDGMAREACRILMGHLNFLRDPRLFMDAVHMVNWVESWKDRTNAAKKPGVIISPAGMLKGGPVGSYLQTIGKKSRNAIFLVGYQIPGTPGRELLDKGRCVIDGKMRKVKAKIGFFDFSSHCGAKELKETVKRLKGAPTVYVVHGAENNCPKFAKWVKEETDLEAKAPKPGDAFTI
- the tgtA gene encoding tRNA guanosine(15) transglycosylase TgtA; the encoded protein is MTLEFEVRDRDLLGRIGKLYARSGNIETPAFLPVINPSKLTITPKEMWEDFDCKILITNAYLIKKYFSREATDLGIHAFLDFPGIVVTDSGAYQILSYGKVDVTPEEIIRFQEKIGSDIATILDLPTGWRVSRDYAQFTVDETVRRAEKFFELKSRGDIGWIGPIQGGRYLDVLAMSASKMGKFDFDVYALGSPTPVMEQYLFSLLTDMIVTAKMNLPINRPFHLFGAGHPFMFGIAVALGCDLFDSAAYSLFAYERRYLTDRGTVRLDRLEYLPCSCPICVKRSARELNEMPDKECEKDLAKHNLYICFSEIKRIKQAIVEGRLWEYVEMRAHGHPSLLDALKNLKRYERYIEKYSPVSKRSGFFFFSSVGLSRPEVSRYHLRLMERFAPNCDSKFLFLMPRDLIRKGRSEIAKVISSVCERLRLSIDEIQLCIYFPPFGVIPMELTETYPAGQTESISQPDRETIEYMIFQVIEFARHAKIGRVIMLAKKGTWQDKVAQSFGQSCTNEDFSFKPIYI
- a CDS encoding DNA-directed RNA polymerase, producing the protein MSSRPMFKAVCSECSQECEVPFKPDPNRPVYCRECWAKRRPQRRKYRRY